From the genome of Streptomyces sp. NBC_01260, one region includes:
- a CDS encoding HNH endonuclease gives MPHVLVLNASYEPLGVVPLRRALVLVLENKAICLEESGAFMHSATRAVPAPSVVRLKRFVRVPYRGPVPLTRRALFARDGGRCMYCGAAATSVDHVIPRSRGGQHAWENVVAACRRCNHVKADRHLPELGWRLHQPPAPPTGLAWRIIGTGHRDPRWLPYLQPFGADDAMARIDGISA, from the coding sequence GTGCCGCATGTCCTGGTTCTCAACGCGTCGTACGAGCCGCTCGGCGTCGTACCGCTCCGCCGCGCGCTCGTCCTCGTCCTCGAGAACAAGGCCATTTGCCTCGAGGAGTCCGGCGCCTTCATGCACAGCGCCACCCGTGCCGTCCCGGCACCCAGCGTCGTCCGCCTGAAGCGGTTCGTGCGCGTCCCCTACCGGGGGCCCGTCCCCCTGACCCGCCGGGCGCTCTTCGCCAGGGACGGCGGGCGCTGCATGTACTGCGGCGCCGCCGCGACCAGCGTCGACCACGTCATTCCGCGCAGCCGCGGCGGACAGCACGCCTGGGAGAACGTGGTGGCGGCCTGCCGCCGCTGCAACCACGTCAAGGCCGACCGCCATCTGCCCGAGCTCGGCTGGCGGCTGCACCAGCCGCCCGCCCCGCCGACCGGACTCGCCTGGCGGATCATCGGCACGGGCCACCGCGACCCCCGCTGGCTGCCCTATCTGCAACCGTTCGGGGCGGACGACGCGATGGCCCGGATCGATGGCATCTCCGCCTGA
- a CDS encoding FtsX-like permease family protein, whose product MRSDARIAWILTRGSDRREWWRIALTAAGALLATGLALAAVTVSAVSGQTSIPFGNGLLNRPGERTGVVATLLLLLVPVFGFLGQCARIGAVHRDRRLAGLRLAGASPRQVRRIAALESAPACLVGAVGGFAVFAAVLAGSGRTPAPAVWPACVAVVLGVPAVAALVSAFALRRVIASPLGLVRRVRPEHGRRTTLALLLPGIAVAAAALLVQTGESGSGATPFALLVISLVLLASVGALWAAGTSAAFLGRRLTAGARSPAVLIAAGRLLDDPWAAARTHSALLLVTVVGTGFVGVREVMLADLRARGGHTPVDLGFYTTGLDLTGAAVLVALAIGLCGLAVGAAESLATRRRGLAAQAAAGVPHAVLARTLLLETALPLAPAMLLAGIGGTAVHLAYATAVTPGAFPSMLPLLVPVGVYAACLLAAATSLPLLRRVARPAELRFT is encoded by the coding sequence ATGAGGTCTGACGCGCGTATCGCCTGGATCCTGACCCGCGGTTCGGACCGCCGTGAGTGGTGGCGGATCGCGCTCACCGCGGCGGGCGCCCTGCTCGCCACGGGCCTGGCTCTCGCGGCGGTCACGGTGAGCGCCGTCTCGGGGCAGACGTCCATCCCGTTCGGAAACGGCCTGCTGAACCGGCCCGGCGAGCGCACCGGTGTGGTGGCGACGCTCCTGCTCCTGCTCGTCCCCGTGTTCGGCTTCCTGGGCCAGTGCGCCCGGATCGGCGCCGTCCACCGCGACCGGCGGTTGGCGGGGCTGCGGCTCGCCGGGGCGTCACCCCGGCAGGTGCGGCGCATCGCCGCCCTGGAGTCCGCGCCGGCGTGTCTGGTGGGTGCGGTCGGCGGCTTCGCCGTGTTCGCCGCGGTCCTCGCCGGCTCGGGCCGTACGCCCGCGCCGGCGGTCTGGCCGGCCTGCGTGGCGGTCGTGCTCGGCGTGCCGGCGGTCGCCGCGCTCGTGAGTGCGTTCGCGCTGCGCCGGGTGATCGCCTCACCGCTCGGCCTGGTGCGCCGGGTACGGCCGGAGCACGGCCGCCGGACGACGCTCGCGCTCCTGCTTCCGGGGATCGCGGTCGCCGCGGCGGCCCTCCTCGTCCAGACCGGGGAGAGCGGTTCCGGCGCCACGCCGTTCGCGCTGCTGGTGATCTCCCTGGTGCTCCTCGCCTCGGTGGGCGCGCTCTGGGCGGCCGGGACCTCGGCCGCCTTCCTGGGCCGGCGCCTGACGGCCGGCGCGCGGAGCCCTGCGGTGCTGATCGCCGCGGGCCGCCTCCTGGACGACCCGTGGGCCGCCGCGCGTACCCACTCCGCGCTGCTGCTGGTGACCGTCGTCGGAACGGGCTTCGTGGGGGTACGGGAGGTCATGCTCGCCGATCTGCGCGCGCGGGGCGGCCACACGCCGGTGGACCTCGGCTTCTACACCACCGGTCTCGACCTCACCGGGGCAGCCGTCCTGGTGGCCCTGGCCATCGGCCTCTGCGGCCTCGCCGTGGGCGCCGCGGAGTCCCTCGCCACCCGTCGCAGGGGGCTCGCCGCGCAGGCCGCGGCCGGAGTGCCGCACGCGGTGCTGGCCAGGACCCTGCTCCTGGAGACCGCGCTCCCCCTGGCCCCCGCGATGCTGCTGGCGGGCATCGGCGGCACGGCGGTGCACCTCGCGTACGCCACGGCCGTCACCCCGGGCGCCTTCCCGTCGATGCTCCCCCTCCTCGTACCCGTGGGAGTGTACGCCGCCTGCCTGCTGGCCGCCGCGACGTCGCTGCCGCTGCTTCGGCGTGTGGCGCGCCCCGCGGAGCTGCGGTTCACGTAG
- a CDS encoding ABC transporter ATP-binding protein: MSTQADQPAPAPLITATGLTKRYGRSEALRGASVDLHAGEILAVTGASGSGKSTLLHCLAGIVRPDEGAVAYGSERLDRLPEARLSELRRTDFGVVFQFGQLIPELTVLDNVALPLLLAGSARAEAQQRADAWLERFGVRGQAEMRPGELSGGQSQRAALARALITEPKAVFADEPTGALDSLAGEQVMTALVHACRESGTAVLLITHDAQIAAYADREVWLRDGAVHCGATRFTVQEATRHEV; this comes from the coding sequence ATGAGTACGCAAGCCGATCAGCCCGCCCCGGCGCCACTGATCACCGCCACCGGCCTGACGAAACGGTACGGGCGCTCGGAGGCGCTGCGCGGCGCTTCGGTGGACCTCCATGCCGGTGAGATCCTCGCCGTCACCGGTGCCAGCGGCAGCGGGAAGTCCACGCTGCTTCACTGCCTCGCGGGAATCGTCCGCCCCGACGAGGGTGCGGTCGCCTACGGCTCCGAGCGGCTCGACCGGCTGCCCGAGGCGCGCCTCAGCGAGCTGCGGCGTACCGACTTCGGCGTGGTGTTCCAGTTCGGGCAGCTGATTCCCGAGCTCACCGTGCTCGACAACGTGGCCCTGCCCCTCCTGCTCGCGGGGTCCGCCCGCGCCGAGGCACAGCAGCGCGCGGACGCCTGGCTGGAACGCTTCGGCGTGCGGGGACAGGCCGAGATGCGGCCCGGCGAGCTGAGCGGCGGACAGAGCCAGCGGGCCGCACTGGCCAGGGCGTTGATCACCGAGCCGAAGGCCGTCTTCGCGGACGAGCCGACCGGCGCCCTCGACTCCCTCGCCGGCGAACAGGTGATGACCGCTCTGGTGCACGCCTGCCGCGAGTCCGGCACCGCGGTACTGCTCATCACGCACGACGCGCAGATCGCGGCGTACGCGGACCGGGAGGTGTGGCTGCGCGACGGCGCCGTCCACTGCGGCGCGACGCGGTTCACCGTCCAGGAGGCCACCCGCCATGAGGTCTGA
- a CDS encoding PadR family transcriptional regulator — protein MSIRHVLLGLLAGGSSHGYELKRRYDALFPQARPLAYAQVYTTLQRLVRDGLAAVEGTDSDGGPERTLYRSTDEGARELAQWAGETAPPAPFVTNEIFAKVVTSILVAAAAGGDRTADAARYLQAQRAAHMVRMHELTELKTTPGADLSTVLSADYALNHLDADVRWMATTATRLTSLTTEVFTG, from the coding sequence ATGAGCATCCGCCACGTCCTCCTCGGGCTGCTTGCCGGGGGTTCCAGCCATGGCTACGAACTGAAACGGCGCTACGACGCACTCTTCCCGCAGGCCCGCCCGCTGGCGTACGCGCAGGTCTACACGACCCTGCAGCGCCTGGTGCGGGACGGTCTGGCAGCGGTCGAAGGCACCGATTCCGACGGCGGCCCCGAGCGCACCCTCTACCGCTCCACGGACGAGGGCGCACGCGAACTCGCCCAATGGGCCGGCGAGACCGCGCCGCCCGCCCCCTTCGTGACGAACGAGATCTTCGCCAAGGTCGTCACCTCGATCCTCGTCGCGGCGGCCGCCGGCGGTGACCGCACGGCGGACGCGGCCAGGTACCTCCAGGCCCAGCGCGCCGCGCACATGGTGCGCATGCACGAACTGACCGAGCTCAAGACCACGCCCGGGGCCGATCTCAGCACGGTCCTCTCAGCCGACTACGCCCTGAATCATCTGGACGCCGACGTGCGGTGGATGGCCACCACGGCGACCCGCCTCACGAGCCTGACCACGGAGGTCTTCACAGGATGA
- a CDS encoding beta-N-acetylglucosaminidase domain-containing protein — MQLRRRKQAAAVAVAVLGGLLSAGAPAAFAAPPVPGTPAASTPDRADDGALPTVWPRPQSIKASGSSVPLSGEVTLVADAQADPYAVAALRQVLRDAGVRTVHEALPGRGPVIRLGGDGALDALRTLRAPDRADLPVGGYRIAAGPVAGRDTVAVDGLGDDGLFHAVQTLRQLIRGGTVAGVTVRDWPSSAVRGMTEGFYGQPWTQEERLSQLGFMGRTKQNRYLYAAGDDPYRQARWRDPYPAERRADFRALAERAAAEHVTLGWAVAPGQSMCLSSDRDVKALTKKIDAMWALGVRVFQVQFQDVSYSEWHCSADSDTFGDGPQAAARAQARVVSRVAQHLADRHPGSQPLSMMPTEFYQDGATDYRTALAKELDDRVQVAWTGVGVVPRTITGGELAGARATFGHSLITMDNYPVNDYAQDRIFLGPYTGRDPAVAIGSAALLANAMEQPSASRIPLFTAADFAWNPRGYQPQESWQAAIDDLAGQDTGSRDALRALAGNSAASVLGGDESAYLQPLFASFWKSRAGTDAAARDKAAGRLRAAFTVMRETPQRLAGLAEGRLDDEVRPWTEQLSRYGRAGELAVDLLQAQARGDGAAAWQASLALEPVSRTVKASGATVGKGVLGPFLDRARKEADAWTGTDRDNGTVTEAQGSYTVRLSRARPLEAVTATAVPGGGAAAAEATVQAHVPGEGWHSLGALSASGWTQTRGQGLRADAVRISWPTATPSVTGAPPLIIPPLSGAAPSAGTAPRVRSLVPWFGDEPAARLDLAHGETDAEIGGEPQRVEARLSAGRPAEVRGALTAKAPKGIKVRVPKQTTVQRGSRTDVPVEITVPANTPAGEYEVPFSFGAEETTLTVRAFPRTAGADLLRTATASSSGDETADFPAAAASDGDPETRWSSPAEDGAWWQAELPAPVRLGQVVLDWQDAYASRYRVQVSADGRTWRTAATVRDGRGGHESVRMDAKDTRFIRVQGDGRATQYGYSLWSVQAYAVAE; from the coding sequence ATGCAGCTCAGGCGCAGGAAGCAGGCGGCGGCGGTCGCCGTGGCCGTGCTCGGCGGACTCCTCTCCGCGGGGGCCCCGGCCGCCTTCGCAGCCCCTCCGGTGCCCGGTACGCCCGCCGCCAGCACCCCCGACCGCGCGGACGACGGCGCCCTGCCCACCGTGTGGCCCCGGCCGCAGAGCATCAAGGCGTCCGGCTCCTCGGTCCCCCTCTCCGGCGAGGTCACGCTCGTCGCCGACGCGCAGGCCGACCCGTACGCCGTCGCCGCGCTCCGCCAGGTCCTGCGCGACGCGGGTGTGCGGACCGTCCACGAAGCCCTGCCGGGCCGCGGCCCCGTCATCCGGCTCGGCGGCGACGGGGCCCTGGACGCGCTGCGCACGCTGCGCGCGCCCGACCGCGCCGATCTGCCCGTCGGCGGCTACCGCATCGCGGCCGGCCCGGTCGCGGGACGCGACACCGTCGCCGTGGACGGCCTGGGCGACGACGGGCTGTTCCACGCGGTGCAGACCCTGCGTCAGCTGATCCGGGGCGGCACCGTCGCGGGCGTCACCGTCCGGGACTGGCCGTCCAGTGCCGTGCGCGGGATGACCGAGGGGTTCTACGGGCAGCCCTGGACCCAGGAGGAACGGCTCTCCCAGCTCGGCTTCATGGGGCGCACGAAGCAGAACCGGTATCTGTACGCGGCGGGCGACGACCCCTACCGGCAGGCCCGCTGGCGCGACCCGTACCCCGCCGAGCGCCGTGCCGACTTCCGCGCGCTGGCCGAGCGGGCCGCCGCCGAGCACGTGACGCTCGGCTGGGCCGTGGCGCCCGGCCAGTCGATGTGCCTGTCCTCGGACCGCGATGTGAAGGCGCTGACGAAGAAGATCGACGCGATGTGGGCGCTGGGGGTGCGGGTCTTCCAGGTGCAGTTCCAGGACGTCAGCTACAGCGAATGGCACTGCTCGGCCGATTCCGACACCTTCGGTGACGGTCCGCAGGCGGCGGCCAGGGCGCAGGCCCGTGTCGTGAGCCGGGTGGCCCAGCACCTCGCGGACCGCCACCCGGGTTCGCAGCCGCTGTCGATGATGCCGACGGAGTTCTACCAGGACGGGGCGACCGACTACCGCACGGCGCTCGCCAAGGAGCTCGACGACCGGGTGCAGGTCGCCTGGACCGGCGTCGGGGTCGTGCCGAGGACCATCACCGGCGGCGAACTGGCCGGTGCGCGCGCCACGTTCGGCCATTCGCTGATCACGATGGACAACTACCCGGTCAACGACTACGCGCAGGACCGGATCTTCCTCGGTCCGTACACCGGCCGCGATCCGGCGGTCGCCATCGGTTCGGCGGCGCTGCTGGCCAATGCGATGGAGCAGCCGTCCGCCTCCCGGATCCCGCTGTTCACCGCCGCCGACTTCGCCTGGAACCCGAGGGGGTACCAGCCGCAGGAGTCCTGGCAGGCGGCCATCGACGACCTCGCGGGCCAGGACACCGGCAGCCGGGACGCGCTGCGCGCCCTGGCCGGGAACAGTGCGGCCTCCGTGCTGGGCGGTGACGAATCGGCATATCTGCAACCGCTGTTCGCCTCGTTCTGGAAGTCCCGCGCCGGGACGGACGCCGCGGCGCGGGACAAGGCGGCGGGCCGGCTGCGGGCCGCGTTCACCGTGATGCGCGAGACCCCGCAGCGGCTGGCCGGACTGGCCGAGGGGCGGCTCGATGACGAAGTGCGCCCGTGGACCGAGCAGTTGTCCCGGTACGGCAGGGCGGGTGAGCTGGCCGTCGATCTGCTCCAGGCCCAGGCGCGCGGCGACGGGGCGGCCGCCTGGCAGGCGTCGCTGGCCCTGGAGCCGGTGAGCAGGACCGTGAAGGCGAGCGGCGCGACGGTCGGCAAGGGCGTGCTCGGCCCGTTCCTGGACCGGGCGCGCAAGGAGGCCGACGCCTGGACCGGGACAGACCGCGACAACGGCACGGTGACCGAGGCCCAGGGCAGCTATACGGTGCGGCTGAGCCGGGCCCGTCCGCTGGAGGCGGTCACCGCGACCGCCGTACCGGGCGGCGGCGCCGCCGCGGCCGAGGCGACGGTCCAGGCCCACGTGCCCGGTGAGGGCTGGCACAGCCTCGGCGCCCTGTCGGCCAGCGGCTGGACCCAGACGCGGGGGCAGGGCCTGCGGGCCGACGCGGTCCGGATCAGCTGGCCGACCGCCACCCCGTCGGTCACCGGTGCACCGCCCCTGATCATCCCGCCGCTCTCGGGCGCGGCCCCGTCCGCCGGAACGGCGCCCCGGGTGCGCTCACTGGTGCCGTGGTTCGGCGACGAGCCCGCCGCCCGGCTCGATCTCGCACACGGGGAGACGGACGCCGAGATCGGCGGCGAGCCGCAGCGGGTCGAGGCACGGCTCTCCGCCGGCCGTCCGGCCGAGGTGCGGGGCGCGCTCACCGCGAAGGCCCCCAAGGGCATCAAGGTGCGGGTGCCCAAGCAGACGACCGTCCAGCGCGGGTCCCGCACCGACGTTCCGGTGGAGATCACCGTCCCCGCGAACACCCCGGCGGGCGAGTACGAGGTGCCGTTCTCCTTCGGCGCCGAGGAGACCACCCTGACCGTCCGGGCCTTCCCGCGCACCGCGGGCGCCGATCTGCTGCGCACGGCCACCGCCTCCTCGTCGGGCGACGAGACGGCGGACTTCCCCGCGGCCGCCGCGTCGGACGGCGACCCGGAGACGCGCTGGTCCTCTCCGGCCGAGGACGGCGCCTGGTGGCAGGCCGAACTGCCCGCCCCGGTCCGGCTCGGGCAGGTGGTGCTGGACTGGCAGGACGCGTACGCCTCCCGTTACCGCGTGCAGGTCTCCGCGGACGGCCGCACCTGGCGCACGGCGGCCACCGTCCGGGACGGCAGGGGCGGGCACGAGTCGGTCCGGATGGACGCGAAGGACACCCGGTTCATCCGGGTCCAGGGCGACGGCCGTGCCACCCAGTACGGCTACTCGCTCTGGTCGGTCCAGGCGTACGCCGTGGCGGAGTAA